The following are encoded together in the Cynocephalus volans isolate mCynVol1 chromosome 4, mCynVol1.pri, whole genome shotgun sequence genome:
- the SPDYC gene encoding speedy protein C — protein sequence MSDGQDPATVLGITTEVKPEGCSSQGGGDGFLQSHRHQELQAFLNLLENSFFQEFLSIDPCFQISDKYLLAMALVYFWRARLKLSEYTHSNLFLALYLANDMEEDMEEPKYEIFPWALGKDWCSRVGKFLHQRDELWARMGFRAVVSRQCCEEVMAKEPSHWAWTRKRRPHHGGVQRGWPQAAVPLPRGPGHSPPHCSHCGLSQHHSCHRSVPVSSNHPSLTSECHHPPSQNCLSVVKNPWGGDFLIVLPLQMQLEPGTYTLHSE from the exons ATGAGTGACGGCCAAGACCCTGCCACTGTCCTCGGGATTACCACCGAGGTGAAGCCAGAGGGCTGCAGCAGTCAAGGTGGGGGTGATGGGTTTCTCCAGTCCCACCGGCACCAGGAGCTCCAGGCCTTCCTCAACCTACTGG AGAACAGTTTTTTCCAGGAATTCCTCTCCATAGACCCCTGCTTCCAGATTTCGGATAAG TATCTCCTGGCCATGGCACTGGTCTACTTCTGGCGCGCCAGGCTGAAGCTCAGCGAGTACACCCACAGCAACCTGTTCTTGGCCCT ATACCTTGCAAATGACATGGAGGAGGACATGGAGGAGCCCAAATACGAGATTTTCCCATGGGCTCTGGGGAAAGATTGGTGTTCACGGGTGGGGAAATTCCTGCACCAGAGAGATGAGTTGTGGGCACGGATGGGCTTCCGGGCCGTCGTGAGCCGCCAGTGCTGTGAGGAG GTCATGGCGAAGGAGCCATCCCACTGGGCTTGGACTCGGAAGCGGCGCCCCCACCATGGTGGGGTTCAGAGGGGCTGGCCACAGGCCGCAGTCCCCTTACCCCGGGGCCCCGGCCACTCACCACCCCACTGTTCCCACTGTGGCTTGTCCCAGCACCACAGCTGCCACCGCTCCGTGCCCGTGTCATCCAACCATCCCTCCCTGACCTCTGAGTGTCATCACCCTCCCTCCCAAAATTGCCTCTCAGTGGTCAAAAACCCCTGGGGTGGGGACTTCCTCATTGTCTTGCCCCTCCAGATGCAACTGGAGCCAGGCACCTACACCCTCCACAGTGAGTAG